In the Palaeococcus pacificus DY20341 genome, one interval contains:
- the cgi121 gene encoding KEOPS complex subunit Cgi121 gives MKVIQWNKNEIAIERVVVNDISEILSKLEDNMQIANVACWEQLAFATILALKSAERKTNKAKTVRGEILIRLVGTLQIHEAIRKAGVKEGENFIVAFGENASNHLREFIQKNNLKTVPIEDCSKDKAKSLMELSAIVDVL, from the coding sequence ATGAAAGTAATTCAATGGAACAAAAATGAAATTGCCATTGAGAGAGTTGTAGTAAATGATATATCTGAAATACTCAGCAAACTTGAAGATAATATGCAAATAGCAAACGTGGCGTGCTGGGAACAGCTGGCATTTGCAACCATATTAGCACTAAAATCTGCCGAAAGAAAGACGAATAAAGCGAAAACAGTGAGGGGAGAGATTTTAATTAGATTGGTGGGAACTCTCCAAATTCATGAGGCTATAAGAAAAGCGGGTGTTAAGGAGGGAGAAAATTTCATAGTTGCATTTGGAGAAAATGCATCCAATCATCTGAGAGAATTTATACAAAAGAACAATCTAAAAACAGTGCCTATTGAGGATTGCAGCAAGGATAAGGCTAAAAGTTTAATGGAACTCTCAGCAATCGTGGATGTTTTGTGA